The Eriocheir sinensis breed Jianghai 21 unplaced genomic scaffold, ASM2467909v1 Scaffold23, whole genome shotgun sequence nucleotide sequence GCGGGCATCATGACATATGGGCCGTCAGGAAACATTTGTATGTCCCTCAAATGGCATTTTTTACTACTTCTTGtcgttgctggtgctggtgctgctagTGCTGCTAGTGTGTGAGCTGctgaaagtagtggtggtggactTGATGCTGTTTATGATGATGCAACACTCCGGCGACAGCCCGCGACAGCCACGCGTCGCCAGTATGTCCGCCGCCGGGGAACGCGAGCCTGATAACCACCTGTTGGCCCTCACGAACCTGCGCGTGCCCttgcatgtgtgtgggtgtgggtgtgggagtggggggatgtgtgtgtgtgtgtgtgtgtgtgtgtgtgtgtgtgtgtgtgtgtgtgtgtgtgtgtgtgtgtgtgtgtgtgtgtgttcgtgtgtgtgtgtgtgtgcttcacgGAGTAGGAGAGCTCCGGTAGGGTGATGCGTCATGATGCACGAAGCTCACATGCaaaaagtgaagggagagtaagaCACATCACTGGCATGGGCGTTGTTTATTCGTCAGGTGCAGTGTGTGCGGCGCGTGTGGGCGTGGGATCCGTCAGGGGGGCGGGaggcgagaaggaaggagtgTTGGCCAAGGGGCTCGGTACCGTTGCCCTCgccgcctcctccgtctcttcgtTTATGTCTGCGTCGTTCTCACAGGCAATATATCCTACCTGAGGAAGTGAATAGCGAGTGAGGAcgaagccaaacacacacacacacacacacacacacacacacacaccaagtcagCAGGCAACAAAAGTGCATCTAAGTTATCATTTGCCGAGTCTGCAAAATAAGTCATATGTACAATATTTGAGTGCCGTTCCAAAAATATCTGATGCTTTATATGATTAACCTGAGCTTGAATTCATCTACACCACAGTGGTACTTGTACTCAAACCCGACTAGAAAACTGAGCACTTTGTATTTAAATATCTGATATCGTAATGTACTTATACGCTCGCTCAGGTACGAACAattgaacatgtgtgtgtgtgtgtgtgtgtgtgtgtgtgtgtgtgtgtgtgtgtgacgcctcACTGGCAGGTGGCTTTCGCCGACTTACAAGAGTGCAGCTCAGAGCGGCGCAGCAGAAGGCGCTGAGGATGAACACCGCACCAGGGAAGATGGTGTAGCTGGCGGCGTAGAGGGCGGCAAAAGCTACCGCAGCGAGGACGGGCATGACGGCCTCCCCGACGGCCATCACGGCGAACACGGCCCCGACTCGCCTCGTGCCGCCCACCCTGGAAGCGGAGGCCCGCGACGCCACGCCCACCACCTCCCCGCACACCCCCGCCGCCGAGGCTAAGCGTGGAGGACACAGTAGGGCTAAAAAACGCTACTCAGGCCcacagtaaagagagagaaagggaagaagactcCTGCCACTCCCGCTTATAGATCACAAAGACATATACATTATTTCTGTCTCGCCACTTGTGTGtatgggggtgggggaaggaagggtcgcGACTGGTCACTGTTCGTGTGGCCATTTCTTCACAAAGGATGACTAAATATAGACATCGGGAGGCAGATGAGCTCTTAGTGCTGATAACAGGTTCGGACATGGACACTAGGCAAGGGCAACGCTTACACTGTACCGGGGCCGTTGCAAGAAGAGTCTGAGGAACACAAATTTATGCATAACAGTAATACTCTCACCGAGGTAGAGGACCCAGCCGCGCGGAGCCGTGGCGAGAATCACGTTCTTGAAGAGAAGCGAGAAGGAACCCAGGAGTCCCAGCAGCTCGTCCCGTGGGTGGAAGGTGGAAGTGACTGCTGGCACCGCCACCAGGGGGCCTGCGGGGAGCCAAAGACCATCCTGAGGCATTGCAGCGACATCCACGCAGCCCTAAAGCCTCTGAGCGTCTGACATCGTGTTGAAGAGAGGCAACCGAACAACAATGGCGTGACACAGGAGCAAGTAAGAGACCTTAAAACATTTCGTGGCGTGATTATGATGGATAAGGAAACTCAGGGAAGAAAATCATAGCTTACAGACCGGTTTGAACTACCTGGTACCCTTCGTCAGAGCTGCAAGAAGTGATACCGCAGAGAGTCAGAAACCTCGTGGCTCACAGAAGCTCTCTTGCACGTGCCCTCCTCAACTTCTGCGTGACAAACCTTTATGATCACAATCATCGAAGAATTTTGAAGCACTCTGAGCTTTGACCCACCACGTCGATGAACACACTGACTGTGACGAGTGGTGAGTCAAATGCCGCTTACCCAGGGAGGACACAGTCACGTCGATTATGTACCACAGCGTGAAGGTCTCGTAGCTCCAGTGAAAGCGTGTGCGAGCAGAGAAGTACACGAAGTTCGCCGATCCTGAGAAGAACACAAGCAACATATGAATGATTTACTCAGCTGTGCATGCTTAAACAGTGAACAGGGATTGTGACAGGATGTGGAGCCTTAAAATCAAGAAATTATAAAGGAAACAAGGTTTGTGGGCTGTCAAATCACACATCCGATGTAGGCTACAAGACGCATCCAGGTGAATGAATGCTGAGAGTTTGGGCCAAGGTAAACCCGTCTACTAGTGTCACAGTTTGCCCCAAACCCACAGATCCAAACTCATCTATCGCCACTGTTCTGCTGCTCTGCCACTCACCGAGAGAGAACAGCAGGAGCCATACAATGAACATGTGAGCCAGGAGCCGCAGCCCGCCGCCAGATCCACTGGCCAGAAACACCCCCAGCACCGTCTCCTTGAGTCTAGCAAAGGACAACACCGCCTCCTGCTGTTGATTTAACTGTTGCTGCTGCGGGTCCTCTCCGGGGCGCCGCTCCAGCCTCAGCAGCACGTACACGATAACGAAAACGAAGACAAGGCTCTGCAAGCCGAACACTGCCAAGTAGTTGCCGGTGCGGAACACGACGAGTGCCACAGCCATACCAGAGGCCTTGCCGGCCACCGCCAATACCTTGAGCAACATCAGGCGCATTGTACGGTGCTGAGAAGCCGATGCGGCGCTGAGGTAGGCCTCGACGCCCATGACGAGGACGAGGGTACCGCCCGCCATCCCCAGCAGCAAATGGTTCAGCAGCAGCAGCTGGGGCGGCAGCCACCACCAGTACACGTTGGCCACCGAGGCGAGTGCCATCATCAGGTACCCGGTGTGGCACCACAGCAGAGGAAGGCGGCGGTCGAGAGCGTCGCTGCAACCGCCCATCAGCAGCACCATGGCCGCGGCCGGCACCTGCTGCATTACCTTGCCGTACACACGGTAGCGATTGGCTAGGcgctgcacttcctcctcctcccgcgggtGGTTGCTCAGCGCGCAGCACACCGCCTCGCTCAGGTTGAAGTGCACCTTACAAATCTTGTCCAGCCACAGGTTGTCGGCGAGCGCCATGTTTAGGCCCAGCCCGAACAGGCTCGCCGCCACCACGGGCTCCACTCTCACCCAGCCAGAAAAGGCTGGCGAGTCAATCCTTCCCGGCACCGCCGCCGCCCAGCCCGTCGCCCGGGAGGAGCCTGAGCCTCTCACTCGATGCCATGGCGGCCGcagcatcaccacaaccaccaccgctccAAAACACAGCAAACCCTCAGCAGGTCTCGAGGCGGTGCGTCTGAGCGGTGCGGCAAGTTCTCTGTGTCCACGTACAGTGCCGCCAACGCCAGGATCATTTGAGTGGCAGGACGTGCATGACGCATGCAGGGGACTGGGGCGAGGACAGGGCGTGGCGGGGTGTcgtggaggggtgagggggtaagGACTGGCAAGAGGGGGGTTTACTGGGAGGCAAACGAGGGCAGTCACGAGGGCTGTAGGAGAACGAACAACAAAGAGTCCGTGGGGGAGGGTGTGACTGTGCATCCGGAAATGCCCAGATCACGGAGAACGCCATGAGCCGAGGAACGAAAGCAAGGGTGAGACtatcaacaactactactactactattacgactacgactactattactactactactactactactactactactactactactacaataacttctgctaatactaatactactaataccaccactaacactactaatACCACTGCTGTTGCCACCAacataccactctctctctctctctctctctctctctctctctctctctctctctctctctctctctctctctctctctctctctctctctctctctctctctctctctctctctctctctctctctctctctctctctctctctctctctctctctctcctctctctctctctctctctctctctctctctctctctctctctctctctctctctctctctctctctctctctctctctctctctctctctctctctctctctctctctctctcactctctctctctctctctctctctctctctctctctctctctctctctctctctctctctctctctctctctctctctctctctctctctctctctctcttttttaaactgacgaatctactgtacacaacatatttgtattttgccgacgacactttatgcgatcgttcgagtagcatatgtttcactgtgcactttttagggcttaaaatgtcacttttttttgtgcattatttcaaaagccctttacacttgttcactgtgtatttaacatcactagtggtgtggggcatgttcttcgccacctgtgagcagccacttttacctgctgggtggacatatccctcactgttggccctgctgcagtgaatgtgttccacaggcgggacaccctggaggtgaaggtccgctggtgctggctggcgcgtgacctcggcaccccgacctgctcgtggctggagagtaccgttctcgtatctctcacagcctctcgcggggggagcctcagtctcgccaggtgtggtactccttgtacctgggccttgtggaacaccaccagcacagcgacgtcccggcggtgctccagagtgtctagatgtataatatcctgagggggcggctgggggttgttctgtaaca carries:
- the LOC126990978 gene encoding solute carrier family 46 member 3-like; the encoded protein is MALADNLWLDKICKVHFNLSEAVCCALSNHPREEEEVQRLANRYRVYGKVMQQVPAAAMVLLMGGCSDALDRRLPLLWCHTGYLMMALASVANVYWWWLPPQLLLLNHLLLGMAGGTLVLVMGVEAYLSAASASQHRTMRLMLLKVLAVAGKASGMAVALVVFRTGNYLAVFGLQSLVFVFVIVYVLLRLERRPGEDPQQQQLNQQQEAVLSFARLKETVLGVFLASGSGGGLRLLAHMFIVWLLLFSLGSANFVYFSARTRFHWSYETFTLWYIIDVTVSSLGPLVAVPAVTSTFHPRDELLGLLGSFSLLFKNVILATAPRGWVLYLASAAGVCGEVVGVASRASASRVGGTRRVGAVFAVMAVGEAVMPVLAAVAFAALYAASYTIFPGAVFILSAFCCAALSCTLVGYIACENDADINEETEEAARATVPSPLANTPSFSPPAPLTDPTPTRAAHTAPDE